Within Topomyia yanbarensis strain Yona2022 chromosome 2, ASM3024719v1, whole genome shotgun sequence, the genomic segment GTGCAGTTCGCTACTATTTCCTCAATATCCCGATCCAATCTCGGCCACCAGCAATATCCCCTTGCCAGCGACTTCGTGCGGGTTGCACCAAAGTGGGTAGAATGCAACTCATCAAGAACACGTTTTCGAAGGGTGGCAGGCACGTATACTCGAATTCCTCGAAGTAAGCACCCCTTTTGCAGTGAAAACTCGTTCTGTTCTAGTCCAAAGCGATCCTTTACTTCCACCAACTGAACATGTTTGATTCCTTGGATAAGCTTTTGTACGGATTGATCCCCATCAGTTGCTTGGCCTAATTCGGCGGCTGTCAAAGGCAAGGTGTCGATTTGACTCAACTCCACCGCATCGGATTCTTCAATCTCGTTCTCGGGGTCGGTTATCTCCAACGGAATTCTCGACATGACGTCGGCATTCGCATGATTGACAGACTTACGGAATCTGATTTCATAATCGAAACTCTGCAAGTAGGTACCGTAATGCTGCATTCTCAGGGCAGACATAACCGGCAACCCTTTGTGTTCCCCGAATATCTTCGAAATAGCTTGATTGTCGGTAAGCAAAACGAACTTCCGGCCGTATATGTACTGAAAGAACTTCTTCACGCCAAATATGACGGCGTACGCCTCCTTGTCCACTTGCATGTAATTCTGCTGCACACGATTGAGAGTTTGGGATGCGAACTGGATTGGTCGTTCCCAGCCGTCGGGATACACGTGACTGAGCACAGCCCCTACCCCATAGGGCGAAGCGTCCGTAGCCAGCAGCAGTGGCAATTCTGGTGAGTAATGGACAAGGCAATTGTCGGATTGCATTTGTTCTTTCACTTTCCTGAAAGAGTCTTCGCATTGTTGGGTCCATCTGAACGGCACGTCATTTTTAAGTAAGTTGTTCAATGGGTACAGGACCATACTCAGGTTTTGGAAAAACCGTCCGTAATAGTTTACGAATCCGACAAACGACCGAACTTCATCTCTGTTCTTTGGTCTAGGCATCTCCTGAATTGCCTTCACCTTCTTCCGGATCTTGTGGATACCGTCTTTATCAATCGAATATCCACAGTACTCAATCTCGTCGACGAAGAACTTACATTTGTCTTTGTTGACTCGTATTCCGCATTCATTCAGTCGCCGTAATACTTCCTCCAGTCGACGTAAGTGAACTTTATCGTTCTCTCCCGTTATTTTTATGTCGTCCAGAAAAACACTAACACCTTCTATTCCTTGCAGTATGGCTTCCATTTGTCGCTGCCAGATGGCTGGAGCCGACGCGACACCGTACATCAATCGATTCGGACGATAAAGACCACGATGCGTAGACAGCGTGAGAATTTCACGATCCTCCGGAGCCACCTCAAGCTGCAGGTACGCTTGGACCAGATCAATCTTGGAGAACTTTTTGCCTCCCGCAAGTGAAGCAAACAACTCATTCACAGTAGGCAATGGATGCTTATCCACCACAATGTTCGGGTTCACGGTCTGTTTGTAATCACCACAAATTTTCACCCGGTTTTGCGACTTCTTCACAGGAACAATAGGCGTCGCCCAATTGCTGGAATTCACCTTCGTGAGCACACCTTCTGCAACAAGTTTCTCTAATTCATCTTCAACAGTTTTCAACATATTGAAGGGTATTTTCCGTGCCTTTAGAAATACCGGCTGAACGTTTTTCTTCAGTGGAAGATTAGCTTGAACATTAGCAATCCTTCCGATCGAGGCGTCGAACACTTTCGGATACTTCTCTAGCAATGTTTTTACAGCAATATCATGGCAAGAAAAAGACGTAGCAGCAATCGTGTTAATAACACTCGGACCCTGAATCACACTGTTCCAGTCTACTGACATCTCTTGTAACCACTCGCGGCCTAGTAACGGGTGCTTTCCTGAATTCACTACGTAAAGTGGTAACTTCGTAGTCTTCCCCTCGAATTTAACACGCGCGTCGAGAACACCTAGTACCTCAATAGCTAACCAGTTCCGTATCGCATTTGCGCAATTGAGCGTCGGGAAAGAGTTTGTTTCGGTTTTCCGCACTGATTATACTAACCGGCGAACCAGTATCAACTTCGAATCGGATGTATTTCCCGTTCACAGACATATCCAGCAAAAACTTTTTGTAACGCGACGACGATTCGACCGTACAAACTTCACGGATCTCCGCACTTCCGGTGCTTTGACCCTCGTCCGATTGGTCAACGTAATTTGTCTCTACCGCATTTGGTTTGTTTAATGATCTGGAATCGAATTTCGTTGCAGCGGACTTCTTCAGACATACCTTCGTGAGGTGCCCTTTCAATTTACAAAACGAGCAGATAGATTGTTTATATTTGCACGCATTTGCGAAGTGCGATTTATCCCCACATCGATAACAACTCGCATCACTTGCACTTTGGTACTGATTACCAGTGCTATCACGATTTGGTCACTCTATGTTCTCTTGTACCCGTTGGATGATGCATGGCATGTACCTCCTGCCTGATTGATCCGCCTTCGATCTCAGCTCACCCTTTCCGCGAAAGTTCCATGCTTACCGCAATATCGCGGGCTGTGCCTAAGGTCAAATCACGTTTCTCCAGCAGCCGACTTCGGATATCATTACGTTTGATTCCGAAGACCAACTGGTTCCTTAATGCCGTCTCCAGGTACGCACCGAAATTACATGTACCTGCGATTCTCCGTAGGGCCACCAAGTATTCATCAACTGTTTCATCAGCCGAAGCAGCATCTTTATCACCTTGATGGCAACACTTAAACCGAAAATTTTCGCTGATTTCCAGTGGCTGAGGACTGAAAAATTCCTCCAACGTCGCAACGATTTGCTGGTATGTCCTCGTTCGAGGGGAATCTGGAGCAACTTTGTCGCAGATGACATCGTAGGTGTCAGATCCCATGTAGTGCAGTAAAAAATGCTTCCTCATCTGCTCATCCGCCACTCCGTAAATGTGAAAAGCGGTTTCAAGGCGTTCCACCTACCGCATCCACTTTAACTTCCGTTTGTCAAAGGGATCGATGGCAAAAGTCGGTGGGGGAACTGCCGCAGTTGCACCAGCAATTTGGTCAGCAGGATTTCCATCAGGATTCATCATCCTCGTCGCCAGAACTGTTATGACCACCGAGGAAATAGTAATCACAACGTTAAACTATTTAACATTTCTTTATTCCCAAAATATAATTAATTTCTTCGGCGCTTCGTGCGCACATGTTTTCACAACTGAAAAGAATCAGGGTAGGTTTATGTGTTGCAGGTATTCGCAAGATAGTTAAGGTAGTTAACATCTCACGGTTTTTCAATGTGAGGTAGGACACAACATAGTTGGAATCAAACAGAAATgtgaatcaaagcgattgctcgacatttatcgctttttattacccaATGAGTTAAAAGTGATAAGTATGCCCTCATTCATTCTTTCTGAAACTAGTCAGGGTACCATTTGATTGGAATATTACTAAAAAATTCACAGTTGCTAAATATAACGCGCACCGCTATACAGAGCTGTTCACATTACGCTGTAAATTTTGCACATTTGTAACGGTTTTGTAGGTTTAGTTTGGTATAGAACTTCACTTCGCTGGCTAA encodes:
- the LOC131681170 gene encoding uncharacterized protein K02A2.6-like; the encoded protein is MSVDWNSVIQGPSVINTIAATSFSCHDIAVKTLLEKYPKVFDASIGRIANVQANLPLKKNVQPVFLKARKIPFNMLKTVEDELEKLVAEGVLTKVNSSNWATPIVPVKKSQNRVKICGDYKQTVNPNIVVDKHPLPTVNELFASLAGGKKFSKIDLVQAYLQLEVAPEDREILTLSTHRGLYRPNRLMYGVASAPAIWQRQMEAILQGIEGVSVFLDDIKITGENDKVHLRRLEEVLRRLNECGIRVNKDKCKFFVDEIEYCGYSIDKDGIHKIRKKVKAIQEMPRPKNRDEVRSFVGFVNYYGRFFQNLSMVLYPLNNLLKNDVPFRWTQQCEDSFRKVKEQMQSDNCLVHYSPELPLLLATDASPYGVGAVLSHVYPDGWERPIQFASQTLNRVQQNYMQVDKEAYAVIFGVKKFFQYIYGRKFVLLTDNQAISKIFGEHKGLPVMSALRMQHYGTYLQSFDYEIRFRKSVNHANADVMSRIPLEITDPENEIEESDAVELSQIDTLPLTAAELGQATDGDQSVQKLIQGIKHVQLVEVKDRFGLEQNEFSLQKGCLLRGIRVYVPATLRKRVLDELHSTHFGATRTKSLARGYCWWPRLDRDIEEIVANCTDCQSVRADPAKMNLHCWEPPSKSFQRVHIDFAGPFMDTYFFVYVDAFSKWPEVQICRSITAEHTINMCREIFSKFGIPSVLVSDHGVQFTSEIFQQFLKMNGIVHKMGLPYHPATNGQAERYVQTIKQKLKALKCSKSQLNLELCNILLTYRKMIHPSTGTSPSMLVFGRQIRSRLDLLLPKNETSTKADIVVRQFLDGDRVRVRDFLSKNKWKFGRIAEKIGKLRYTVRLDDGRIWERHIDHIVGVGANLQEVSVDAPREEFIEYHEPTVSAAVAPAPPDPVDEATGTTPVVSCGNTTTSTPVPAAEHYSAGEVDQPTAWESTPHLRRSSRTVKVP